GGCAGCAGGAGTTGAGTTTCTCTCAACACCAAAAACGTACTACGAAAACTTAGAGGAGCGAGTAGGAAAAATTGACGAGCCAATCGAGCGGCTAGCCGAGTTAGGCATCTTGGTAGATCGAGAAGCAGATGGGTATTTATTACAAATTTTCACCCAGCCAGTGCAGGACCGACCGACGCTGTTCTTTGAGGTGATTGAGCGACACGGAGCGCAAGGCTTCGGTGAGGGGAATTTCAAATCCTTGTTTGTCGCGATCGAACGCGAGCAAACGTTGAGAGGCAATTTGGCGATCGCAATGGTGTGAAACCATGACTTACTACTATTATTTGGGGAACATTTCCCACAAACGACACACTCAATTTCGTCAACTAGATGGCTCTCTGTATCACGAAGAATCAATCGGGCTTCGCGGCTTCTCAGGCGTGCAATCTTTGCTCTACCACCTGTATCCACCCACGCAAATTCAAAAAATTTGGATCGAGGGCAATGTAGAAATTCCCTACGAAGACCAAAGCCCCTTGCATCACCGCCACCTACGCACCGCAACTATGACAGCGAAAGGCGATGCTGTGGAATCGCGCCTCCCCTTGATGGCAAATGCAGACATATGCATATCAGTCGCTTGTCCAACGCGACCTATGCAGTATTGGTATCGATTCGCCTGGGGTGATGAAGTCATTTTCATCCACGACGGGAGCGGCATATTAGAAACTCAGTTTGGCAATCTCTTCTACCGACCTGGCGATTACTTGGTGATTCCCACGGGAGTTCTTTGGCGTATCCTCCCTGATGCAGCAGTCGAGCAGCGCATGTTGGTTGTAGAAGCTTACGGACACATTGAGCCACCAGCGCGTTATCTCAATCGCTACGGTCAATTTCTCGAACACTCCCCCTACTGCGAGCGCGATATTCGTCCGCCCAACCAACTAATCGTCCATGACGAGGAAGGAGAATTTGAGGTTCGAGTCAAAGCCGGAAACCAGATTACTAGCTACCTCTATCACCATCATCCCTTAGACGTTGTGGGATGGGATGGGCATCTCTGGCCCTATGCCTTCAACATTGAAGATTTCGAGCCGATTACAGGTCGGGTTCACCAACCGCCCCCAGTGCATCAAACGTTTGAAGCCCCCGGATTTGTTTTGTGTTCCTTCGTACCGCGTCTGTTTGATTATCATCCTTTAGCAATTCCGGCTCCATACAACCATTCCAACGTCGATTCAGATGAGGTGATTTACTACGTTGAAGGGAAATTTATGTCGCGCAAAGGAATTGAACGGGCATCAATAACCATTCATCCCAGGGGTATTCCCCACGGTCCTCATCCAGGCATGTACGAAGGGTCAATTGGGAAAGAACGGACTGACGAACTCGCTGTGATGATTGACACCTTTCGTCCGCTGAAGCTGACGCAGCACGCTCTTAAATTTGAGGACAAAGACTATTCATATAGTTGGTAGTTGGTAATGGGTCATGGGTCATTGGCAAGAGGTTGGAGAATTGTCAATTGTGAATTGATTGTTTCTCTCCATTACCAATTACTGATGAATGCCATGCATGACTTCATAAAGAAAAAGTGGCATATCACATCAACTACCAACTACCAACTACCAATTACCAATTACCAATTACCAATTACCGTTAGGAGTAATAAATTATGACTTTTCTTTTGACAACATCTTCAAGTAGATTAACTATTTCTTCGCGGATTGAGGAACGCTTGCGCCAAGGCGAACTCACGCAGGATCGAGTAGACGAGTTTAGAGATTTTCTGGTAGAAGTCGATCGCGAATTCATGCAGCACCGCATCATTACTAATAACGCCTATACCCGTTGGTTTCGCGAGGGTAGGGCTACCGACGAGGAGCTAGTCTACTTTATTAAACAGTTTTCAGTTTTTTCTAACCAATTTCTAATTGCTGCTTTACAAAAAGTCATCAACTCACCAACGCTACAACAATCGCGTGCTAGCCGAGAAATTTTGCTCAACGAGCTAGGCGTAATCTATCGCAAGCTAGGGCAGGTAGGTAGCAGCCGCGTTACCCAGAGTCAAGAAAAAGACCGCGAAGGCGATCCTGAACTGGTCAGCACTGAGGGTACAGTAGACGGTGGAATTTGCCGTTTTCAAGCAGCTCATTTTGAGTGGCTAATTGGTGTTGCTGAGGGGTTAGGTCTGAGCTATGCCGATATTGGTAAGCGCAAGCATGGCAGTCCGACAACTTTGCACTTCTGCGACGAGTTGATCCGCCTCTACGGTAGCGCCGATCCGCAGATCGCCGAGGGTGCTAGCTTTGCAGTCGAGAACTGGGCGGCGGCTGGCTTTTGGCAAGAACTGGAAGATGGCTTGACGCGCATCAAGCAAACGCGGTATCCGCACTTGCGCCTCGCATTTTTCACCTGGCACAACCGCGTTGAGGCACAACACGCCGGACATACGCTGGAGGAACTGGAGGAAGTCTATTTCAAGCCAGACTTCGATCGCACCAAATTTATCCAAGGTGGTCGAGAAATTCTCGATGCGATCGCTGTTTTTTGGGACGGACTTAACAGTTATCAGTTATCAGTTATCAGGGAGTAGGGAGTAGGGAGCAGGGGGAAGAGAGCTTCAGGTGCAGAGGGGCAGAGGAGCAGAGGAGCAGAGGAGCAGAAGGGAAAATCAATTCAATATCCAAAATCTCCACACCCCACACCCCACACCCCACACCCTACACCCCACACCCTCTTCACGACTTACGACTTACGACTTACGACTTATCAATTATGGCTAGCATATCTTCCTTTCCCAATATTGGCACGATAAGCTCGATCCGAGCCTTTGTCGAGCTTTTTCGGCTGTCATCTGGTATCCTTGCAGCTTTAGCAGGCTGTGCCACAATCTATGCTCTCGATGCCACAGTTGCACGACCACAATATCTGCTGACGGCAATTGTTTTAATTTGCATGACCTCTGCTGCTTGTGCCATCAATGACTACTGGGATTTAGCTAAAGACCGCATCAATCACCCCGATCGCCCTTTGCCTTCCGGTCGTCTTTCAATGCAACAGGCTTGGTGGGCGGCGGCAATTCTGTTTGGCTGTGCCGCGATCGCTGCTATCCCTTTAGGTTTTTCTCCCTTCGTTTTAGTCGCTGTCAGTACTGTTTTGCTTTGGAATTACTCGCATTTAGTAGCATATAATGGTATTTTTGGCAACATAATCGTAGCTGCAACTATTGCGGCTTTGATTTTCCTGGGTAGTCTAGTTACCCACCGACCATTGGCGATGCTCTATCCGATGGGGTTTTTATTCTGCTATGCCTTGGCTAAAGAAATCGTCTGGGACGTGCATGATGCGGAGGGCGATCGCATTCAAGGGATTGTCACGGTTACAAATCGGTGGGGAGATCGAGTGGCTTTCGCGATCGCTTGGGGTTTGCTGGGGGTGTTGATGGGTTCTATACCCGTGGCGCTTCGCCTCCTGTCGATGGTGCATCCCCTTTTGTTCGCGACGTTTTCGGCGATCGCCTTATTGAGTTTGGGAATGGCGCTGGCGCACTACCAACAGCAACGTAGCGAGAGCGCTTACCAACAATTTAACTTCTGGGAGCGTTTAGGTACAGCATTTGGAGTCATCGCCCTGTTAGGTACTGCCTGAGCAGGCAGGAGGTGAACGGTGAAGCAATTATCGTTGGAGCAAATAGTTAATTGTGGGGTCGAGCGAGAGACGGCGATCGCAATTCTACCGCAAGTCGAGCGGTGGCTGGCTGCCTTACCTGCCATGAAGTGCTGGCAGCAGCTAACTCGTCACGTCCTCAAGCCCGATTGCCCCTTTGCATTGCACGAACTCCTTTACGAAACTACCTTCTCCGACTGGGACGCATCCCGGAAACCTGCTCCTGCTTGGTTTCCCTCTCAAGAAGAAATTGAGTCTACCAATATCGCTGCTTTCATGCATCAGTTGCAAATTGCCTCCTATCGAGAATTTCATGCTTGGTCGGTGCAGAATCGCGATCGATTTTGGGAGGTGACGATCGAACGATTGGGTATTCGTTTCCGGCAGAAATACACTCAAATTGTCGATCTTTCACGGGGGGTAGAATTTCCTCAATGGCTAGTGGGCGCTCGTTTTAATATTACTGAAAGCTGTTTTCAAGCACCTGAAGATTCCCCTGCGATTATTTTTCAACAGGACGGCGGTTTGCTTTCCACCATGACTTATGGAGAGCTGCACGCCTTGACCAATAGAGTTGCTAATGGGCTTGTGGACTTGGGCTTTCGTCCTGGGGATGCGATCGCGATCGCCATGCCCATGACTGCGGAATCTGTAGCGATTTACCTGGGAATTATCAAAGCTGGTTGCGTGGTGGTTTCCATCGCTGATAGTTTTGCTGCTAACGAGATCGCCATCAGATTGCGTATAACTCAGGCAAAGGCAATTTTTACCCAAGACTATATTCAGCGTAGTGGTAAACAGTTACCCCTCTATGCCAAAGTTATCGATGCCGATGCCCCTAAAGCAGTCGTGTTGTCGTCCAATTCCTCCGTGTCTATGAAACTGCGTTCTGGCGATTTAGCTTGGCAGGAATTTCTCAGCTCAAAGGCACGATTCGATGGTGTCGCTACCACACCGGAAGCTTATACTAATATCTTATTTTCCTCTGGCACTACAGGAGAACCCAAAGCTATTCCTTGGACTCAAACTACACCGATCAAATGTGCAGTTGACGGACATTTGCACCAGGATATTCACCCGGGAGATGTCGTAGCTTGGTCAACCAATCTAGGATGGATGATGGGACCTTGGCTGATTTATGCCAGTTTAATTAATCGGGCAACTATTGCTCTCTACTACGACGCACCCACCGAGCGAGGATTCGGTCAATTTGTTCAAGCGGCACGGGTGAATATGTTGGGGGTAGTACCAAGTCTAGTCAGCATTTGGAAAACAGCTGTTTGTATGCATGGGCTTGATTGGAGTGCGATTAAAGCATTCAGCTCGACGGGCGAATGTTCTAATCCACAGGACATGCTATTTTTGATGTCTCTAGCGGGATACAAGCCAATTATTGAATACTGTGGTGGGACTGAAATTGGTGGAGCTTATATGACTGGGACGCTGGTACAGCCTGTGGCTCCTGCAACTTTCACAACTCCTGCATTAGGGTTAGATTTTGTCATTCTCGATGAAGGCGATCGCCCTACCAACAAAGGCGAGTTGTTTATTATCCCCCCCTCAATTGGACTTTCTACCGCATTACTCAACAAAGATCATCACCACGTCTATTTCGCTGATACTCCTTCTCTCTCGTCTGGTGTCAGGGCGGGTTTACCAGACCAACTTGTGGGTCAACCAGTCACCCCCCAAGAAAACCCGCCCCTACTTCCGTCTGGTGTCAGGGCGGGTTTACCAGACCAACTTGTGGGTCAACAAATATCTTTCCAAGAAAACCCGCCCCTACTCTCCCTGCGTCGTCATGGAGACTGGATCGAATGTCTACCCAATGGATACTATCGCGCTTGCGGTCGCGTTGATGACACGATGAATTTGGGAGGCATCAAAGTCAGTGCAGCTGAAATCGAGCAAGTTGTCAATTCTGTATCCGGAATTTATCAAACTGCCGCGATCGCTGTCTCTCCTCCAGAAGGGGGTCCTAGCCAGTTGGTAATTTTTGCGGTGGTTGCACCAGATCGACAGCAGGATAAAGCAACGCTCAAAACCCAGTTACAAAAGGCGATCGCTTTGCAGCTCAATCCTCTGTTCAAGATTTACGATCTGGCGATCGTTGATGCTTTACCTCGCACTGCCTCAAATAAAGTGATGCGCCGTGCCTTGCGCGATCGCTATCAAGCCTCTAGCACAAACATATTTCACAAATGACGAACGATCGATGACCAATGACAGCCATAACGCGCTAATCTTATGAATGACTGGGATTGCTCTATGGCTAAATTCAAAGTTTTTGTGACTCGTCGCCTGCCGATCGCCTTAGATCGACTTTACCAAATTGCTGATGTCGAAGTTTGGTTAAAGCGCCAACCACCCCCTGATGACGTGTTACTGGAAAAGATCGGTGCGATCGATGGCTTGCTGTGCCTGCTTACCGACCGAATCGATCGGCACTTAATCGAGGCAGGAACGTCACTCAAGGTCATCAGCCAAATGGCAGTTGGCTACGATAACATTGACATCTCGACTGCGACTGCCAGACAGCTTCCCGTAGGTCACACGCCTGATGTTTTGACAGATGCCACCGCAGACTTTGCTTGGACGTTGTTGATGGCAGCAGCACGGCGAGTTGTAGAGGCAGATCGGTTCGTGCGTGCGGGTGAGTGGCAGACTTGGGAACCGGACTTGTTGCTAGGAGCGAATATTGCCGGAGCCACTCTAGGTATCGTTGGTTTGGGGCGGATCGGTCAAGCAGTAGCTCGCCGTGCCAAAGGGTTTGACATGCGCATTTTATATGCAGATCGACAGCGATCGCAAATAGAAGACTCTCTGGGTGCGGAGTGCGTGACATTCGATCGCTTACTGCAAGAGTCAGATTTTGTGACGATTCACGCTCCCTTGACTGAAGATACCGATCGTCTTTTTAGCCATTCGCAATTTCAGTGTATGAAGCGATCGGCAATTTTAATTAACACGGCACGGGGACAAATTGTAGATTCAGAGGCTTTGTATCAAGCACTGAAGGAGCGTCAAATTGCTGCCGCTGCTCTGGATGTCACCGATCCAGAACCCATTCCGCCTCAAAGCTTGTTGCTAACGTTGGACAACCTGATAATTACACCTCATATTGCTAGTGCCGGCCGTCCGACACGAGAAAAAATGGCAAGCATGGCGATCGCCAATCTCGTTGCTGGACTGAGGGGCGATCGTCTGCCACATTGCGTTAATCCTGAAGTGTACCAATAGCGATCGCCAGAAAAAAGACAGCATTTGGACAGTGCGATCGATCTCCTCGTTTGATAGCAATTCTCGATTGCGTGCGTGACATCTGTAGGGGCGCACAGCTGTGTGCCCCTACAGATCGCGTGTTTTACCCATTGATAACCGCTATGAGGAAAAATTATGCGTGTCTAGCTGGATTAGATCGATCGAGGGGAGACGTGTATCTTAAGTTAAGTTTATTACCGATCGCTTCGGGGTGAGTGCTGAATGCAATTCGATCTACAATTCATTGAAATGTCCTAGTTTTTATAGCAAAAATCCTTTTTACGAGGGCAGATTGTTAGTAAGAATCATCTTAACTCGGTCAATTTTATTACTTAATTAATTGCAGTAGTTGCACGTAAAATTAAATTTTGCTGTAATTGTATACCTTTAGGTGGATTGCAAAATTTAAACTGATGCGATCGAAGATACATCTTGAATTCGGTTGCAAACCTCCGCGATCGGCAGATATTATGTCATGGGCAGACGAATGATACATTTCTTAAAAACCCGCTGTTCTAATGAACTTAAACAAGCTAAGGCGTAAGCGAGGGATCGTTTTAACTCGTGAAGGATGGCAAAAGTTTCAGAACGCAAAACTAGAGTTAGAGTTTCATGAAAAGTATGGGGAAAAATTTACACTAGAAGAATTAAGCGGACGCACTCAATTAACAACTGCTACCCTCGCCAAAATACTAACTCGTGAAGAAGGGGTTGACAAGCGAACCCTAATTAATTTATTCGCAGCATTTAATTTAGAGCTGAATACAAGTGACTATTCACAGCCTAGCCTAGATGCAAAGCAACCAGAATGCGCGATCGCATTTACACATCAAGACTGGGGGGATGTTATTGATGTATCCATATTCTACGGACGTGCGGCAGAACTCGCTACGTTAGAGCAATGGACTATCGAAAGTCGCTGCCGAGTCGTAACGCTGTTGGGTGTGGGAGGTATTGGTAAATCGACTCTAGCTGCTAAGTTAGCAGAACAAGTTAAGGATAAATTCGAGTTTTTTCTTTGGAGATCTTTGTCCAATGCTCCATCACTCAAAGATCTTCTCGATAGCTTGCTACAATTTTTCTCTAACGAGCAGCAGGTTGAAACCGCTTTGCCAGACAATAATAGTCGGAGATTGTCGCAACTGATCGATTATTTACAAAAATACAGATGTTTACTATTACTCGATAACACTGAAACAATTATGCAATGTGGCGTTCAAACTGGGCGCTACTGTCAGGGATGTGAAGATTACGGTCAGCTTTTCAAACGGTTGGGAGAAGTTCCCCATCAAAGCTGCGTGCTACTTACTAGTAGGGAAAAACCTAAAGAATTAGCCTTATTAGAAGGAGAAGCACTACCTGTTCGATCGCTACAACTGAGTGGTTTAAGTAAGTTAGAAGTAGAAAAAATCTTTCGCCTCAAAGGAATCTCCGGTTCTGACAAAGAATGGCAAGCATTAGCCGCTCGCTATGCAGGCAATCCATTAGCATTAAAAATTGTTGCTACGACTATTGGAGATATTTTTAATGGTAGCATATTGGAATTTCTGCAACAAACTAATACAGTATTTGGCGAACTACGCGAACTTTTAGAACAACAAGTTGAACGGTTATCAGATATAGAGAAAGAGTTAATATATTGGCTAGTCATCAATCGAGAGCCAGTTTCGATATTGCAATTGCAAAATGATATTTTCTCTCAGTTAACATTGACAAACTTGTTAGAGGCTTTGGAGTCGTTAAGGAGGCGATCGCTGGTTGAGAAAAGTGCGGCGCTTTTCACCCTCCAGCCTGTAGTTATGGAGTATGTGACGGCTCAATTGATGGGATTAATTTGTGCAGAAATAGTCAATCAAAAGATCGTCATTCTGAGAAAGATAGCTTTATTAAAAGTCCAGAGTCAAGAGCGGGTAAAAGCTGTTCAAATCAGCTGTTTGATCGAGCCAATTCTAGAAGAACTACTGACTATTTTTAGAACCAAAAGCCAGATTAAGCAACAGCTATCTCAACTTTTAGCTAAATTAAGAGTAGAATCTCCCCACGAACAGGGATATACGGCGGGAAATTTGCTCAATCTACTTTGTTATCTCCAGACAGATTTAACGAATTATGACTTTTCTCATCTGAATATTTGGCAAGCCGATCTGCGCCAACGCACCTTACACAATGTAAATTTTGCCTACGCCGATCTCTCCAAATCTATATTTACTAAATCCTTTAGTAATATTTCCGCGATCGCCTTTAGTGACGATGGTAAAGTTTTGGCTGTGAGTGACGCTAGAGGCGATATTTGCTTATGGCGAGAATTTGTCGATGGCGAACAAATTTTAACCTTGCAAGGACATACAAATTGGGTACAAGCGATCGCCTTTTGTCCCGATCGGGAGATCGTTGGTAGTGCTAGTACTGACCAAACTTTAAGATTGTGGAATATCAGCACTGGTGAATGTCTGAGAACTTGGCAGGGGCATTCTGAAAGAATAAACTCAGTAGCATTTAGTCCTCAAGGTCATGCGATCGCTAGTAGTAGCGACGATCGCACGGTAAAGTTGTGGGATACCAGCACTGGTGAATGTATGAGAACAATGCAAGGACATACAGACTGGGTGTTTTCAGTCACATTTAGTCCTCAAGGTCATATCTTGGTCAGTGGTGGCAGAGATCGCACGATTCGCTGTTGGGATGTCAATACTGGTCGAATTGTGCAAACTCTACAGGGGCATACTGGTTGTATCCGCACAGTTGCTTTCTGTCCTGATGGACAAACTTTTGCCAGTAGCAGCGACGATTGCACGGTGAAAATTTGGGATGCGAGTACTGGGAAATGTTGCCAAACCTTGCACGGACATACAGGTTGGGTGTTGTCAGTATGCTATAGCCCAGATGGACAAATTCTGGCTAGCAGTAGTAGCGATAGCACCATTAGATTGTGGCGTGCTGTCACTGGTGAGTGTATCAAAGTTTTGTCAGGACATACTGGAGCAATTCAGTCAGCGACTTTTAGTCCCGATGGTAACACTCTAGCCAGTAGCTGTGATGGTCAAACAGCTATGTTATGGGATGTTAGCACTGGAGAAGCCTTGAGAACTGCACGAGGATATCACGACGGTGTATGGTCGGTAGTCTTTAGTCCCGATGGTAAAACTATAGCGACTAGCGACAATAACCAGAAGGTGAAGCTGTGGGATACTAGCACTGGTCAATGTCGCAAAGCTTTGCAAGGACATACGGGTTGGATCAGAACAGTTACCTTTAGTCCCGATGGACAAACTTTTGCTAGTGGTTGTGACGATCGGACAGTAAAAATCTGGCATACCAACAATGGGCGTTGCTGCCAAACTTTGGAAGGTCATGCTAGCTGGGTAAAATCAATTACCTTCAATCCTCAAGGAAACGTTTTAGCTAGTGGTAGTGACGATCGGACAGTGCGGCTATGGAATCTTAGCACTGGACAATGCGTTAATGTTTTGGAACACACTCATGGAGTGTGGTCTGTTGCCTTTAGTCCTCAAGGTAAAATCTTAGCCACTGGCTGCGATGACCAAAAATTGTGGTTGTGGGATTGTAGCACTGGCGAATGCGACAAGATTCTCCAAGGTCATGCGGGTTGGATATTGTCAGTAATTTTCTTACCGATCCCCCTAAATCCCCTTGAAAAGGGGGGCGAAGAGGGAATCTTGGCTAGTGGCAGTAAAGATAAAACCGTGCGGTTATGGGATGTTAGCACTGGTCAGTGTCTCAAAATTTTAGCGGGACATACAGGTTGGGTAACATCAGTTGCCTGTTCTGCGCAAGCACCTGTGGCAAATAGTCGAGATAGCCCAAATTTGTTGGCTAGTGGTAGCACTGACGCAACTGTCAAATTATGGAATGTCAGCACTGGTCAATGTGTCAAAACTTTTCAGGGACACACTCACTGGATTCGGTCAGTTGCTTTCTGCCCTCAAGGTAAAATTCTGGCTAGTAGTAGCGAAGACGAGACAGTTAAGCTGTGGGATATTTCGACTGGTGAGTGCATCAGGACTCTTAGGAGTAAAAAGCCTTACGAAGGCATGAACGTTACTGGCGTTACAGGTTTAACAGTAGCAGCGATCGCCTCTTTAAAAGCTTTAGGCGCAGTTGAGCATCCAGAAGAATAGTCCTAAGTGGGGGGTGAGTGAAGCATGGATAACTCGGCATTTGCCTCCCTGGTTAATCTTTGCGTCACTTAAAAACCCAAACTTGTCTACCACCCATAAATAGATTTTTATCAAAAAATACATTAGAATTACTAAGAAAAAGTCTCTAAAAATCCGAAACTTGACGCAGATAGTCCCATATGCATCGAGTTTCGGAAATTTTTCTGGGCGCAGCTCGTCCAAATCTAACCGAACAGCAGCAAATTCCAGTAGGGCTAAGAGTATAAAAAACACTTGTTTTGTCTATGAACTTGCTAAAACCAAAACGCAGTCGAGGTGTGATTCTCACTCGTGAGGGGTGGCAAAAGTTTCAGCAAGCGAAACTCGCTCTAGAAATACTAGAGAAGGCTGGCAACAAGTTCACGCTGGAAGAATTAAGCGATCGCACGGGTTTAACGACTGTCACTCTGGGAAGGGTAATAAGTTGTAAAGAAGCAGTTGACAAGCGCACGCTTGTCAGCTTGTTTATGTCATTTAATCTAGAGTTGCAAAAAAGCGACTATATTAACCCCAACCAAGTTAACACAAACGAAAATTTGGAGGAGCAACTAGAAGTTCAGGTTACTCCTAAGCGACAAGATCTCAAAGAAGCAATTTGCGTTTCAGTATTCTACGGACGTATAGAAGAAATTGCCAATTTGGAGCAGTGGATACTCGAAGATCGCTGCCGAGTGGTAGCATTATTGGGCATGGGGGGAATTGGTAAAACTTCTCTGGCTGTCAAGCTGGCAACACAAATTCAGGATCGGTTTGAATACGTGCGGTGGATTTCGCTACGAGACGCGCCACCTGTCGAGACTGTTTTGGCTCAAGCGATCCAATTTTTATCTGATGAGCAAGAAATAAATTTACCAGAAAGCACTGGTGAGAGAATATCGCGATTGCTTTTCTACTTGCGATCGTCCCGTTGTCTGTTGATTCTCGACAATGCCGAGTCGATTTTGTGTAGTGGTAGTCGAGCCGGACAATATCAGGAAGGATATGAAGGTTATGGGGAACTGTTAAAAAGAGTGGGAGAAACTCCCCATAATAGCTGCTTGCTGTTGACAAGTCGGGAAAAACCTAAAGATTTAGTCCCGCTTGAAGGCAAAGGATTGCTCGTGCGATCGCTTCCGTTGAATGGTCTGAAGGCGACGGATGGGGAGAAAATCTTTAAAATTAAGGGGGTTTCTGGAGCGATCGAAGAATTAGAAGTACTGGTCGATCGCTATGCAGGGAATGCTTTAGCATTAAAAATAGTGGCGACGACGATTCAAGATGTATTTGATGGTAGTGTTTCGGAGTTTTTGAAACACAGTACCGTAGTTTTTGGCGATATTCACGAACTTTTAGAACAGCAGTTTGAGCGGTTAATAGATTTAGAACAGGCGATCGTCTACTGGCTGGCGATTAATCGAGAACCCGTTTCACTGTCGGAATTGCGATCGGATTTTGTCACGCCAGTATCGCCAGCAAAATTTATAGAAGCTGTAGAATCTCTGTCACGGCGAAGTTTAGTTGAAAAAACTGAGGCGCTTTTCACCCTCCAGCCTGTAGTCATGGAATATGTAACTGAGCGATTGGTGGCTCAGGTTTGTTTGGAGATTTGTAGTGAAAAAATTGCCCTGTTCAATTCCTATGCCCTGATGAAGGCTCAAGGAAAAGACTATGTTAAGGATACTCAAATTCGCCTCATCCTCAAACCAGTCAGCGATCGCCTGTTGAGTATATTGAGAACGAAAAAAAGTCTAGAAAAGCAGCTAAATAAAATTAGAGTAACGCTGCAAGAGCAATCGCCATTAGAACCTGGGTATGCAGCAGGAAATATTCTCAATTTGCTTTGTCATCTGGAAACTGACTTAAGTGGCTATGATTTTTCTAACCTAAGTGTTTGGCAAGCAGACCTACAGCGGGTGAAATTGCACGATGTCAATTTCCAAAACGCCGATTTAGCTAAATCTAGTTTTGCTGAAACTTTTGGTGGTGTTGCATCGGTTGCTTTTAGTCCTGATGGTAAACTTTTGGCTATGGGCGATAGCAATGGC
This genomic stretch from Scytonema millei VB511283 harbors:
- a CDS encoding NB-ARC domain-containing protein, with product MNLNKLRRKRGIVLTREGWQKFQNAKLELEFHEKYGEKFTLEELSGRTQLTTATLAKILTREEGVDKRTLINLFAAFNLELNTSDYSQPSLDAKQPECAIAFTHQDWGDVIDVSIFYGRAAELATLEQWTIESRCRVVTLLGVGGIGKSTLAAKLAEQVKDKFEFFLWRSLSNAPSLKDLLDSLLQFFSNEQQVETALPDNNSRRLSQLIDYLQKYRCLLLLDNTETIMQCGVQTGRYCQGCEDYGQLFKRLGEVPHQSCVLLTSREKPKELALLEGEALPVRSLQLSGLSKLEVEKIFRLKGISGSDKEWQALAARYAGNPLALKIVATTIGDIFNGSILEFLQQTNTVFGELRELLEQQVERLSDIEKELIYWLVINREPVSILQLQNDIFSQLTLTNLLEALESLRRRSLVEKSAALFTLQPVVMEYVTAQLMGLICAEIVNQKIVILRKIALLKVQSQERVKAVQISCLIEPILEELLTIFRTKSQIKQQLSQLLAKLRVESPHEQGYTAGNLLNLLCYLQTDLTNYDFSHLNIWQADLRQRTLHNVNFAYADLSKSIFTKSFSNISAIAFSDDGKVLAVSDARGDICLWREFVDGEQILTLQGHTNWVQAIAFCPDREIVGSASTDQTLRLWNISTGECLRTWQGHSERINSVAFSPQGHAIASSSDDRTVKLWDTSTGECMRTMQGHTDWVFSVTFSPQGHILVSGGRDRTIRCWDVNTGRIVQTLQGHTGCIRTVAFCPDGQTFASSSDDCTVKIWDASTGKCCQTLHGHTGWVLSVCYSPDGQILASSSSDSTIRLWRAVTGECIKVLSGHTGAIQSATFSPDGNTLASSCDGQTAMLWDVSTGEALRTARGYHDGVWSVVFSPDGKTIATSDNNQKVKLWDTSTGQCRKALQGHTGWIRTVTFSPDGQTFASGCDDRTVKIWHTNNGRCCQTLEGHASWVKSITFNPQGNVLASGSDDRTVRLWNLSTGQCVNVLEHTHGVWSVAFSPQGKILATGCDDQKLWLWDCSTGECDKILQGHAGWILSVIFLPIPLNPLEKGGEEGILASGSKDKTVRLWDVSTGQCLKILAGHTGWVTSVACSAQAPVANSRDSPNLLASGSTDATVKLWNVSTGQCVKTFQGHTHWIRSVAFCPQGKILASSSEDETVKLWDISTGECIRTLRSKKPYEGMNVTGVTGLTVAAIASLKALGAVEHPEE